Proteins found in one Leishmania major strain Friedlin complete genome, chromosome 35 genomic segment:
- a CDS encoding conserved hypothetical protein (previous protein_id=AAZ14581.1): MQAPEPPITFHRSHPSSTASGEHAPPLRGGSRIDENTPVATLALEVLKLSIPLGLAAVAQNSISVVLVAMVGKMVGDRELGATVLANSLLNATAYSLSAGLCGALETVLSQSYGRDQTSKLYGVHVQRMALILLIVAAFVGPVLAFSDSLLISIRQNAEVAHFTGEFCRISLFGVYSLMLLEVMRRYFACQHLNTQLSVNLIIGAGFFPFVLWACIKMLGFPGAAVAWSLLMSCMPASLFTYLLVTGKYKKTWGGWEPMALINWGPLLKLAFPSMAMMLSEWMSQEVNLIVAGYAPINELDAFSILHQFSTILWSMASGVFIEAAVLVGNALGERKPRFARRCALVCLGLTTLFALVNLSVTLLLRNWIPTLFTNNVAVHALFRKMLRIYVVYHLLDSFQSCMMGVLRGCGLQLLGAMCIALVYSVVGVPLGIIVFFTTSMGVEALWLGPCLGLSVVGCPLYGYLLMYYIDWESLQLHADDGPSFNPSMNERSMGVFIGTPSPSAPRSDLDMVRSEDEEVRSEGGTVRLCRGSHHGTPGLRSLSETGHHTPHSAGLLGFAHDNASFTSFNACTPQRRALSMPSFNVAVPNRSDARQLPLLAESLPEEYDATPAHESHCNVSPCDGGSAPLHYRAGRRSLSPPKSTTGSRSPSAQPNSASRNEAPLHRPSTLRRSAPQAPPARSAGTRDSQHNPTMVLPQQEPSW; encoded by the coding sequence ATGCAGGCGCCCGAGCCACCAATCACGTTCCACCGCAGTCACCCGTCCTCGACCGCGTCGGGCGAGCAtgccccgccgctgcggggCGGAAGCCGCATTGATGAAAACACCCCGGTGGCCACATTAGCACTGGAGGTGCTCAAGTTGAGCATCCCACTCGGCCTGGCGGCAGTGGCTCAAAACTCCATTAGCGTAGTGTTAGTAGCCATGGTGGGCAAAATGGTCGGGGACAGGGAGCTCGGCGCGACGGTGCTAGCAAACAGTCTTCTAAACGCGACCGCCTACTCTTTGTCGGCAGGCCTCTGCGGTGCGCTGGAGACGGTTCTGTCCCAATCGTACGGCCGGGATCAGACGAGTAAGCTGTACGGGGTTCATGTGCAGCGCATGGCGCTCATACTGCTAATCGTTGCCGCTTTTGTCGGGCCTGTGCTGGCGTTTTCGGATTCACTGCTGATCTCCATCCGGCAAAATGCCGAGGTGGCGCACTTTACAGGCGAGTTTTGCCGCATCTCCCTCTTCGGCGTCTACTCGCTCATGCTGCTAGAGGTGATGCGGCGCTACTTCGCCTGCCAGCACCTGAACACACAGCTCTCCGTGAATCTCATCATCGGCGCCGGGTTCTTTCCATTTGTGCTGTGGGCATGCATCAAGATGTTGGGCTTccccggcgcggcggtggcgtggtCGCTGCTCATGAGTTGCATGCCCGCCTCCCTTTTCACCTACCTTCTTGTGACCGGCAAGTACAAGAAAAcgtggggtgggtgggagccAATGGCGCTGATAAACTGGGGTCCGCTGCTGAAGCTTGCTTTTCCGTCCATGGCGATGATGTTGAGCGAGTGGATGTCGCAGGAGGTCAATCTCATCGTAGCCGGCTACGCCCCGATCAATGAACTCGACGCCTTTAGCATACTCCACCAGTTCTCCACTATCTTGTGGAGCATGGCCTCTGGTGTCTTcatcgaggcggcggtgctcgtggGCAACGCGCTTGGCGAAAGGAAACCGCGATttgcgcggcggtgtgcacTGGTGTGCCTCGGGCTCACAACCCTGTTCGCACTGGTGAACCTTTctgtgacgctgctgctgcggaacTGGATTCCAACCCTCTTCACCAACAACGTGGCGGTGCACGCGCTGTTCCGCAAGATGCTCAGGATTTATGTGGTTTACCACCTCTTGGACAGCTTTCAGAGTTGCATGATGggcgtgctgcgcgggtGTGGGCTGCAGTTACTGGGGGCCATGTGCATTGCGCTGGTCTACTCCGTCGTCGGCGTGCCACTGGGCATCATCGTATTTTTTACAACCTCGATGGGCGTCGAGGCTTTGTGGCTGGGGCCGTGCCTTGGCCTCAGCGTCGTAGGCTGTCCACTATACGGCTATCTCTTGATGTACTACATCGACTGGGAGAGCCTGCAGCTCCACGCGGACGATGGACCAAGCTTCAATCCTTCGATGAACGAGCGTTCCATGGGAGTCTTCATCGGCACCCCCTCACCGTCGGCGCCGAGGTCCGACCTTGACATGGTCAGaagcgaggacgaggaggtcCGCTCCGAAGGCGGGACagtgcgcctctgccgcggtAGTCATCACGGCACACCGGGGCTCCGTTCGCTGTCGGAGACAGGTCATCACACTCCCCACTCCGCCGGTCTCCTCGGCTTCGCGCACGACAACGCTTCCTTCACCTCATTCAACGCATGCACTCCCCAGCGCAGGGCCCTCTCCATGCCTTCATTCAACGTAGCAGTTCCGAACCGGTCTGACGCccggcagctgccgctgctggccgAAAGTCTACCCGAGGAGTACGACGCCACACCTGCGCATGAGTCACACTGCAACGTTTCTCCGTGCGACGGCGGGTCAGCGCCCTTGCATTATCGTGcggggcggcgcagcttATCGCCGCCGAAGAGCACCACTGGTAGTCGCAGCCCTTCCGCGCAGCCGAACTCTGCTAGCAGGAACGAGGCCCCGTTGCACCGTCCGAGTACACTACGCCGCTCTGCTCCTCAAGCGCCCCCTGCTAGATCCGCTGGGACGCGAGATTCGCAACACAACCCTACCATGGTACTGCCCCAACAGGAGCCGAGCTGGTAA